From a region of the Leptolyngbya sp. CCY15150 genome:
- a CDS encoding BamA/TamA family outer membrane protein codes for MQATPLMPAAASPTSELPEVDDMASATEPEAAIAIPAAATPVAESAAPNDLSQQPESLAEPAAALPSESSELESSGSESSEDVSRQAVDLLPAQMPAQMPAQNPSSIYADAIAQFSGGGGPGPLRFYLGTELPYPTTLLGPTRRFSVSAGSDRQGGLSIPGGVQLSLSDSDTVTLEGRVGTSILGFDLSYRHQPELAPLGYSVNIFNQRAYSSNLRGGDRDVDLPGGDTPWVHRLGVGAEVFHAFSPDLEGALGLTYQRVSVRDDVFSNDLFSRDERGNRLTVSDSGQDDLLILSAAAQYDTRNDLINPTEGSRLRLGLEQAIPLQDETISFTGLTGNATQFIPLSLFGFAEGPRTLVLNIQAGHIFNDVPSYRAFSLGGSNSVRGFDRGDVGSSTSFIQASAEYRFPIFSFDAMDEEIDVGGLLFVDYANALGTQDDVIGRPGVARDKPGDGLGFGLGLRLLSPFGPVRVELGLTDSGDSAVHINLGDRF; via the coding sequence ATGCAGGCAACCCCGCTCATGCCCGCAGCAGCGTCGCCGACGTCGGAGCTGCCGGAGGTTGACGATATGGCTTCTGCAACGGAGCCGGAGGCCGCGATCGCTATCCCTGCTGCAGCAACACCCGTAGCAGAGTCAGCCGCCCCCAACGACCTATCCCAACAACCCGAGAGCCTGGCTGAACCTGCGGCTGCATTACCGTCCGAATCATCAGAACTCGAATCATCAGGATCTGAATCATCCGAAGACGTGTCTAGGCAAGCCGTGGATCTCTTGCCTGCCCAGATGCCCGCTCAAATGCCCGCTCAAAATCCCAGTTCCATCTACGCTGACGCGATCGCCCAGTTCAGCGGTGGCGGTGGCCCAGGCCCCTTACGCTTCTACCTCGGCACCGAGCTGCCCTATCCCACCACGCTGCTGGGGCCAACGCGACGTTTTTCGGTGTCAGCAGGTAGCGATCGCCAAGGCGGGCTCAGCATACCGGGCGGGGTGCAGCTTTCGCTGAGTGATTCCGATACCGTCACCCTAGAGGGGCGGGTGGGTACCTCCATCCTCGGGTTTGACCTGAGCTACCGCCATCAGCCAGAGCTAGCTCCTCTGGGGTATTCCGTGAATATCTTCAACCAACGAGCCTATTCCTCCAACCTGCGGGGAGGCGATCGCGATGTGGATTTGCCTGGCGGTGATACACCCTGGGTGCATCGCTTGGGTGTGGGTGCAGAAGTCTTCCACGCTTTTTCCCCTGATCTAGAAGGTGCCCTGGGCCTCACCTATCAGCGGGTATCGGTGCGGGATGATGTTTTTTCAAACGACCTATTCTCACGGGACGAACGGGGCAATCGGCTCACGGTAAGCGATAGCGGACAGGATGATTTGCTGATTTTATCGGCAGCAGCCCAGTATGACACCCGCAATGATCTGATTAACCCTACCGAAGGCAGCCGGCTGCGTCTGGGGCTAGAGCAAGCCATCCCCCTGCAGGATGAGACGATTTCCTTTACGGGATTGACCGGCAATGCTACCCAGTTTATTCCCCTCTCCCTGTTTGGCTTCGCAGAAGGCCCCCGCACCCTGGTGCTGAATATCCAAGCCGGGCACATTTTCAATGATGTTCCTAGCTATCGAGCGTTTAGCCTGGGCGGCAGCAACTCCGTGCGGGGTTTCGATCGCGGTGATGTGGGCTCGTCTACCAGTTTTATCCAAGCCTCAGCCGAATATCGCTTTCCCATCTTTTCCTTTGATGCCATGGATGAAGAGATCGATGTGGGTGGGCTGCTGTTTGTGGACTATGCCAATGCCCTAGGCACCCAAGATGACGTGATTGGTCGCCCTGGCGTTGCCCGCGATAAGCCAGGGGATGGGTTGGGGTTTGGTCTAGGCTTGCGGCTGCTATCACCCTTTGGCCCCGTGCGGGTAGAACTAGGACTCACCGACAGTGGAGACTCGGCTGTGCATATTAACCTAGGCGATCGCTTCTAG